caatatggtaattacactaaaggttagtttgggtattttttttttggtttttggggggtgtcctgagcaatagggggggtgtatatagaactacccaatTTGGcagtggggagagagagagagagagagagagagagagggagacggCTGCCTCGCGCCGTATCTGGAGCGTTTAGATTCTTTTCGCGCCGGAAACCGGATTCTAATTTCTTCCGTACACGTTATCGTCTCCTCTCTATTAATAAATACGAACAAAAAAAAGATTCgcttgattttttctttttgcaattttttttcctcacCTAATTCGTCGTGCAAAGCTTTGAATATAATGAGTTATAAGAGTAAGATGGTGGTCTAAGCAACGGAAGGGAAAATAGACGGTCGAGCAGCATGATTTTTGTCTTTTTCTGTCGCGTTGGTATTTGCGGAACATTCGCCCctcatcaaaaacaaaaaaggctGCCGGGCCCATCGCACCTGCTGAGGCTAAAACAGATGCAGCAGCGCGAAAGTTGACCGGCCCAATTCTTACCCTGATTTTGCCTTCCTTTGTTCGATCATTAGTAGAGAAAAACCCTGCTGTTTGTACGAGTTCCTAAAAGTCTTACTAACCATGCGACTCAAAACATCTCTGAAATGCCAGGTTTTGGAAGTAACGGCCATGCTTTTCAACGGGAGGACAGGTTAGGTTGGTCAATGTGCAAGTGTGCAGAACCGAGACGGAGGCAGAGGTAACTTTCTTCATTTATTCGGTTTCTTGTTCGTAATTATTTGACACCTTCCCTTCCTTCCCTCTTCTTTTGGGTACGaccttccttttctctctcctcgGCCTCCAGAAAGAAGAGAGCGAGAGGGGCGACCAAGCCCCCTTGCTTTCCTGCATCTCGGTTTGTTCCCTGCTTTCCTTTTGGGAGGGGCCCAACTCCAGGCGAGTGGGAACCAGAGGAGAGGAAGCCCGCGAGTGTAGGCTATTATTATTTCTTCTCCCACCAGCACAACTGCGCAACTGCGGAGTCATGCCCACCCTGCCCCTCCCCTGCTGTTTTTAGCATCTCTCCTCGCCCTTCGACCAGACCAGCGACCGAGCTTTCTTGCTTCCCGATATGGCTGAGGATATGGAGGACGCTGAGTTCTTCCTTCCGTCCGAGTTCCTCTGCGACGATTTCTTCCTCGAAGGAGTCGGGACCAGAAAGGCGGAAGCAGAGGTTGCGGAGACTTGCTTCTCCGCCGACCTTTGTCCCGCGTCCGACTCGAATCCGAGCTCTCCGGTGGATTCTGCGACCACCGAGACCAAGAGCGACGAGGAGGACTACATGGCCGGGCTAACCCAAAAGATGGCTCAGTCCTTCCTCCAGGACGACGACGCCAACGATACGCCAGGACTTGCAGCTGACAACGCAAAGGTATCTATCCTCCAACATCTATACATATATTATTAGACGTTCCGCATCAAGTTCTTTTCTGGATTTGCTGCGCAGGCACGGGAAGTCATGGCCGGTTCACCACAGTCTACTCTGAGCCCTTGGTCCGCTTCCGGGAAGGGGAGCCCCAACGGCCTGTCGCTGCGCGTGTCGCCGCCTTCGACTCCGTTAGAGCAGCAACAGGACGATGCCTGGGATCTGCTCTACGCCGCGGCGGAGCAGGTGACGCGGATGAGGGGGCTCAACGACCAGGGCAACCATCACAGCTATCAGGGCGGCGGGCTCTTGTGGAAGCCTTCTCCCCCGATTTCGGCCGCTTCCAACGCCCCCGGCACTGGTTATTACCACGCTCCAGCTCTCACCCAGCAGCAGTTGCAGGTGTGTTTGCGTGcgtctctcctcttgtttttttttttcctcctcttttccttGAAAGTTTTGTTCCTTGGTGTTCTCGGTTTAAAACCTTTTGTCTGATCATCTTTTGCATCCTCTTGTAGCTCTGTCATCTGAAGCAACAGCAGTTAATCAAGCAGCCGCTCTCTGCAGCATGGGGGAGGCAGAGCAGAGCAAGGGGCGGCGGTGGGGTTTACGGTGGGGAGCGGCGGCCTCTTGGCTTGCCATCTTCGGCGTGGCCGCCTCTTCAGAAGTCGCGGCAGCAACCCCAACACGGTTCTGGGATGAGGGCGGTTTTCCTGACTGGTGCCGGCGCTAAAAAGGAGTCCACCGGCACGGGTGTTTTCTTGCCTCGGAGAGTCGGCACCCCAACCGAGTCGAGCAAGAAGCCAGGTATGATAGCACCGGCAATCAATAGGACGGAGACTACCGTCGATCTCCTGTTTAATCATTGTTAGATTGATATATCCGTTCcggattttagatttaatcggTGTTGTTGAatctcaatatttttttccctcttcatcaATTTTGTATTATTTATGATTGTGGTTTCTGTCGGCTGGTGGCATGTTTTTATTAATGTTTTACTTTTCATCAGGAATCACACATAAATTTGTCGGTAAAACGTCTGCTTAAGGTCACATATTTCTAATTTATTGGTTATGATCAGCTTGCTCGACTGTGCTTCTTCCGGCAAGAGTGGTTCAGGCTTTGAACCTGAATATGGAAGAATTGGGAGCCCAGCAAAGCTCTCCGGATGGCTTTGTTGTTGATCATGGCAAGAAccttttatccaaaaaaaactgGGAATTCTCATGCGATTATTATGAGATTTTAATCACTGTGCTTTGACTTGAGAGGGCCATTCTTCGCTAATAGCGGTCTCCTTCTATTG
The Phoenix dactylifera cultivar Barhee BC4 chromosome 3, palm_55x_up_171113_PBpolish2nd_filt_p, whole genome shotgun sequence DNA segment above includes these coding regions:
- the LOC103722645 gene encoding uncharacterized protein LOC103722645 isoform X2, coding for MAEDMEDAEFFLPSEFLCDDFFLEGVGTRKAEAEVAETCFSADLCPASDSNPSSPVDSATTETKSDEEDYMAGLTQKMAQSFLQDDDANDTPGLAADNAKAREVMAGSPQSTLSPWSASGKGSPNGLSLRVSPPSTPLEQQQDDAWDLLYAAAEQVTRMRGLNDQGNHHSYQGGGLLWKPSPPISAASNAPGTGYYHAPALTQQQLQLCHLKQQQLIKQPLSAAWGRQSRARGGGGVYGGERRPLGLPSSAWPPLQKSRQQPQHGSGMRAVFLTGAGAKKESTGTGVFLPRRVGTPTESSKKPDVLGWASTAISQRNRNDFRPPPPAVTSHDIRLPRKERANPRHY
- the LOC103722645 gene encoding uncharacterized protein LOC103722645 isoform X3 gives rise to the protein MAEDMEDAEFFLPSEFLCDDFFLEGVGTRKAEAEVAETCFSADLCPASDSNPSSPVDSATTETKSDEEDYMAGLTQKMAQSFLQDDDANDTPGLAADNAKAREVMAGSPQSTLSPWSASGKGSPNGLSLRVSPPSTPLEQQQDDAWDLLYAAAEQVTRMRGLNDQGNHHSYQGGGLLWKPSPPISAASNAPGTGYYHAPALTQQQLQLCHLKQQQLIKQPLSAAWGRQSRARGGGGVYGGERRPLGLPSSAWPPLQKSRQQPQHGSGMRAVFLTGAGAKKESTGTGVFLPRRVGTPTESSKKPGITHKFVGKTSA
- the LOC103722645 gene encoding uncharacterized protein LOC103722645 isoform X1, whose amino-acid sequence is MAEDMEDAEFFLPSEFLCDDFFLEGVGTRKAEAEVAETCFSADLCPASDSNPSSPVDSATTETKSDEEDYMAGLTQKMAQSFLQDDDANDTPGLAADNAKAREVMAGSPQSTLSPWSASGKGSPNGLSLRVSPPSTPLEQQQDDAWDLLYAAAEQVTRMRGLNDQGNHHSYQGGGLLWKPSPPISAASNAPGTGYYHAPALTQQQLQLCHLKQQQLIKQPLSAAWGRQSRARGGGGVYGGERRPLGLPSSAWPPLQKSRQQPQHGSGMRAVFLTGAGAKKESTGTGVFLPRRVGTPTESSKKPACSTVLLPARVVQALNLNMEELGAQQSSPDGFVVDHDVLGWASTAISQRNRNDFRPPPPAVTSHDIRLPRKERANPRHY